The following proteins are co-located in the Vigna angularis cultivar LongXiaoDou No.4 chromosome 2, ASM1680809v1, whole genome shotgun sequence genome:
- the LOC108321719 gene encoding T-complex protein 1 subunit zeta 1, translating into MSLRVLNPNAEVLNKSAALHMTINAAKGLQDVLKTNLGPKGTIKMLVGGAGDIKLTKDGNTLLKEMQIQNPTAIMIARTAVAQDDASGDGTTSTVIFIGELMKQSERYIDEGMHPRVLVDGFDIAKRATLQFLEKFKTPVVMGDEPDKEILKMVARTTVRTKLYESLADQLTDIIVNAVLCIRKPEEEIDLFMVEIMHMRHKFDVDTRLVEGLVLDHGSRHPDMKRRAENCYILTCNVSLEYEKSEVNAGFFYSSAEQREAMVSAERRQVDERVKKIIELKNKVCSDSDSNFVVINQKGIDPPSLDLLAREGIIALRRAKRRNMERLVLACGGEAVNSVDDLTPECLGWAGLVYEHVLGEEKYTFIENVKNPFSCTILIKGPNDHTIAQIKDAVRDGLRAVKNTLEDESVVLGAGAFEVAARQYLLNEVKKTVEGRAQLGVEAFADALLVVPRTLAENSGLDTQDVIIALTGEHDKGNIVGLSLNTGEPIDPAMEGIFDNYSVKRQIINSGPVIVSQLLVVDEVIRAGRNMRKPT; encoded by the exons ATGTCTCTGCGAGTGCTGAACCCTAACGCCGAAGTGCTGAACAAATCGGCGGCACTTCACATGACCATCAATGCCGCCAAGGGTTTGCAAGATGTCCTTAAAACCAACCTCGGTCCCAAAGGAACTATCAAaat GCTTGTTGGTGGCGCTGGTGATATTAAGCTTACCAAAGATGGCAACACTCTATTGAAAGAGAtg CAAATCCAGAACCCGACGGCGATTATGATTGCGAGGACCGCTGTGGCGCAGGATGACGCTAGTGGAGATGGCACCACTTCCACTGTTATCTTCATTGGCGAACTTATGAAGCAATCGGAACGTTACATTGATGAAG GTATGCATCCACGTGTGTTGGTTGATGGTTTTGATATTGCCAAGAGAGCAACTCTGCAATTCCTTGAAAAGTTTAAGACACCTGTTGTGATGGGTGATGAGCCTGATAAAGAGATTCTCAAGATGGTAGCTAGAACAACCGTGAGGACAAAG TTGTATGAATCACTTGCAGATCAATTGACTGATATAATTGTTAATGCG GTTTTATGCATCCGGAAGCCTGAGGAAGAAATTGATCTTTTTATGGTGGAGATTATGCATATGCGACACAAGTTTGATGTTGACACACGCCTG GTTGAGGGTCTTGTCCTTGATCATGGTTCCAGGCACCCTGACATGAAACGACGGGCAGAAAATTGCTATATCTTGACGTGTAATGTATCTTTGGAATACGAGAAGAG TGAGGTAAATGCAGGTTTTTTCTACTCAAGTGCGGAACAGAGAGAGGCTATGGTTTCTGCTGAAAGAAGGCAGGTTGATGAGAGAGTTAAGAAAATCATTGAACTGAAGAATAAG GTTTGTTCTGATAGTGATAGCAATTTTGTTGTTATCAACCAAAAGGGAATTGATCCTCCATCACTGGACCTCCTTGCAAGGGAAGGA ATAATTGCCCTACGGAGAGCAAAGAGAAGAAACATGGAAAGACTGGTTTTGGCCTGTGGAGGAGAGGCAGTAAACTCGGTAGATGATTTGACTCCTGAATGTCTGGGTTGGGCAGGTTTGGTATATGAACATGTCCTTGGGGAAGAGAAATATACATTCATTGAAAATGTTAAGAATCCTTTTTCCTGCACAATCTTGATTAAAG GTCCAAATGACCATACAATAGCTCAGATTAAAGATGCTGTACGTGATGGTTTGAGGGCCGTTAAGAATACCCTTGAAGATGAATCTGTTGTCTTG GGTGCTGGTGCATTTGAAGTTGCTGCTAGACAATATCTGTTGAACGAAGTTAAGAAAACAGTTGAAGGG CGTGCACAACTTGGTGTCGAGGCTTTTGCTGATGCGCTTCTTGTGGTGCCTAGGACACTTGCTGAAAACTCTGGGCTTGACACTCAAGATGTGATTATTGCCCTTACG GGAGAGCATGACAAAGGAAATATTGTGGGGTTGAGCCTGAATACAGGTGAACCTATAGACCCTGCAATGGAGGGTATTTTCGACAACTACTCTGTGAAACGCCAAATCATAAACTCAGG GCCAGTTATAGTATCTCAGTTACTGGTGGTGGATGAAGTGATTCGTGCTGGGCGTAATATGAGGAAGCCAACTTAG
- the LOC128195428 gene encoding uncharacterized protein LOC128195428: MSVQDNYALWFCSLHRPPPTQLRQAIDCSIPASMMMDGRSIVKSRKIAWISLKCNRQNGSYECGYYVMYWMTHIVRSHITTSWETRFKTTTPVPEKSLLFIRNAATKYIVRLYNSS, translated from the exons atgtctgtgcaagacaactatgctttgtggttctgctcattgcacaggcctcctcccacacaactcagacaagcaattgattg ttctattccagcaagtatgatgatggacgggagatcaattgttaagagtagaaagattgcttggatttctctcaag tgtaacagacaaaatgggtcatatgagtgtggatactatgtaatgtattggatgacccatattgttcgttctcacatcacaacaagctgggaaacg agattcaagactactacaccagttcctgagaagtcactactattcattaggaacgctgctacgaagtatatagttagattatacaatagctcttag
- the LOC108321672 gene encoding probable carboxylesterase 17, giving the protein MATISLRHNPQVNNTNQQREIITEEIQGLIRVHRDGRVERPPIVPTVSCTVSSSSSSSSAKDVTINKETNLWARVYVPSMSYHTKALPLIVYFHGGGFCVGSAAWSCYHEFLTNLASKANCVILSVDYHLAPENRLPVAYDDGFNALAWVKREAQNISSAQKWWLTHCDMSSVFLAGDSAGANIAYNVATRMGSSSSSNTTTPLSLKGVILIQPFFGGEERTSSEKHFLQPPNSALTLSVSDTYWRLALPLGATRDHPYCNPLAHGTVKLRDLRVSSIMVCVSEMDILKDRNLEFSKALAKAGKRVETVLFKGVGHAFQVLHNYQLSHSRTQEMITHIRNFVNQ; this is encoded by the coding sequence ATGGCTACCATTTCACTCAGGCATAACCCTCAAGTGAACAACACCAACCAGCAACGTGAAATCATCACCGAAGAGATCCAAGGACTCATTAGAGTCCACAGAGATGGACGTGTAGAGAGACCACCGATTGTGCCTACTGTCTCCTGCACagtatcatcatcatcatcgtctTCAAGTGCCAAAGATGTTACCATCAACAAAGAGACCAACTTATGGGCACGTGTTTACGTGCCTTCAATGAGTTATCACACAAAGGCTCTTCCTTTGATTGTGTACTTCCACGGTGGTGGATTCTGTGTTGGTTCCGCTGCTTGGAGCTGTTACCACGAGTTCTTGACCAACCTTGCTTCCAAAGCAAACTGTGTCATTCTCTCTGTGGATTATCACTTAGCCCCAGAGAATCGTCTTCCCGTGGCATACGATGACGGTTTCAACGCTCTCGCGTGGGTCAAAAGAGAAGCACAGAACATCTCTAGTGCGCAAAAGTGGTGGCTGACTCACTGCGACATGTCTTCCGTTTTCCTCGCCGGTGATAGTGCAGGCGCCAACATAGCTTATAATGTGGCCACCCGCAtgggatcatcatcatcatcaaacacGACAACACCATTATCCCTCAAGGGTGTCATACTGATCCAACCTTTCTTCGGAGGAGAAGAAAGAACTAGCTCTGAGAAGCATTTCCTTCAGCCACCCAATTCGGCGCTCACTTTATCCGTTTCCGACACTTACTGGCGCTTGGCGCTTCCTCTTGGAGCCACCCGTGACCACCCATATTGCAACCCTCTTGCACATGGCACGGTCAAGTTGAGAGATTTGAGGGTTTCTTCCATTATGGTGTGCGTTTCAGAAATGGATATACTGAAAGATAGGAACTTGGAGTTCTCAAAAGCTTTGGCTAAAGCAGGAAAAAGGGTTGAAACAGTTCTTTTCAAAGGCGTAGGCCATGCCTTCCAAGTGCTGCATAATTACCAGCTTTCACATTCCCGAACCCAAGAAATGATAACCCATATCAGAAACTTCGTTAACCAGTAA